One genomic segment of Kiritimatiella glycovorans includes these proteins:
- a CDS encoding MotA/TolQ/ExbB proton channel family protein translates to MMELWDKAVEIWISGGWAMIAIAVNAFFLFAVGLHVKMKLANKGYREDAGRFWRRYHDGNHRRHVPVAGLLEYVLGAENTEDMRHHFDEFRSTEMHPFQRDLQVIGVCVAASPLLGLLGTVTGMLTTFFALSTGAGGDKTMDMVAGGISEALITTETGLIIALAGLLFQYHLNREHERYDAFLAHIETMCTQVLHRKQTQQAAVTV, encoded by the coding sequence AGGCTGGGCGATGATCGCCATCGCGGTGAACGCCTTCTTCCTCTTCGCCGTCGGACTGCACGTGAAGATGAAGCTGGCGAACAAGGGGTACCGGGAGGACGCCGGCCGCTTCTGGCGGCGCTACCACGACGGAAATCACAGGCGTCACGTGCCCGTGGCCGGCCTGCTGGAGTACGTGCTCGGCGCGGAGAACACCGAGGACATGCGGCATCACTTCGACGAATTCCGCAGCACGGAGATGCACCCCTTCCAGCGCGATCTTCAGGTGATCGGCGTATGCGTGGCCGCTTCGCCGCTGCTCGGACTGCTGGGCACGGTGACCGGCATGCTGACCACGTTCTTCGCGCTCTCGACCGGCGCCGGCGGCGACAAGACGATGGACATGGTCGCCGGGGGGATCTCCGAGGCGCTGATCACGACCGAAACCGGCTTGATCATCGCGCTCGCCGGACTGCTCTTCCAGTATCACCTCAACCGCGAGCACGAGCGCTACGATGCCTTTCTTGCTCACATCGAAACCATGTGCACCCAGGTGCTGCACCGGAAGCAGACGCAGCAGGCCGCGGTGACCGTCTGA